The Saprospiraceae bacterium genomic interval TGTTAAAGATTGATGTAAGTTCAAAAATGATCGTTGCGGATATTGGAGAATTGGGATACGACTACCTGGTGATTGCCACCGGCAATTCAACGAATTATTTTGGGAGGCAAGACTTAAAGTTAAATTCAATTCCACTTAAATCGGTTTCTGAAGCCCTTTACTTGAGGAATCGCATTCTGGAAGATCTGGAAAAGGCAGTTTTGGAAAAGGAAAATGCATTGAAGGATCAACTACTCGATATCATCATCGTGGGGGGTGGGCCAACGGGTGTAGAATTGGCCGGTTCACTTGCGGAAATGAAAAAGCATATCATTCCAAAAGATTATCCGGATTTAAATACAAACTTAATTGATATACATCTTATCCAAAACGGAAATCGCCTTTTGGCTAACATGTCTGCGAGCTCATCTGAATATGCACTTAAATGTTTAGAAAAAATGGGTGTGCATGTGCATTTAAATAAATTAGTAACGGATATTCGCGATAATGGCGTTTTACTGAGTGATCGGGAATTTATACCCGGAAAAAAAATAATTTGGGCTGCTGGAGTTAAGGCAATCGTTGTTCCGGGGCTTCCAGTGCATGTTTATGCTCCGGATGGAAGGTTAACGGTTGACCAATTCTGTCGTGTTATTGATCATCCGGATATCTACTCTATTGGTGATGCTGCTTATATGATTTCTGATTCATTCCCGAACGGTCTTCCTGCACTGGCTCCTGTGGCAATGCAACAAGCCAGGTTTTTAGCAAAGTATTTGAATGCGCAGCACCTTGGTAAGCAATTGAATCCGTTCCATTACAGGGATAAAGGTCAAATGGCCACCATCGGAAGAAATAAAGCAGTATTTGATTTTGGAAAATTTCACGTACAGGGTTTTATTGCCTGGCTCTTATGGCTATTCATCCATATCTATTTTTTGGTCGGAATACGGAACAGAATCGTTGTGTTTGTGAATTGGGTTTGGAGCTATTTGTTCTACGATCAGGCTCTGAGATTAAATATCAAACCACATATCCCTGAATCCAATGCTTCTTAGAATAAAAAATAAGATTAATGATTTGTCTTGATTATTGTAGCAAATAATTATAAATATCAAGAATCCTGACTAATGCCAAAACGACCAATTCAAAATTTAAATGTCGAAAAGTCGAAATGTATATAGATCAAATTATTCAACCAAATAAAAATGCTCAATGATTCTGTTTCATTGAGCATTTTTTTTTGATCTGAATTCTATATTACTGCAAAATAATCAATGACTGAACCGATTTGGCAGCGCCATTATTCACAACCACGCGATAAACACCTGGAGCTTTTTGTCTGAATGAATGGCTTTGTATCTGAACAATATCGGTTTCACTATCTATTTGCATTTTCCAAACTTCTTCTCCCAACAAATTGTAAATTTTTACAGATCCTTCTTTTATGGTTTGATTAAAGATCAGTTCAAAAATACCATGATTCGGATTTGGAATGATCCTGAATCCTTCTCTGTTTGAAAGAACGTCGGGTTCCTGAATCAATAAATCTCCTTCTTTGTCGCCAGGGATATCTCCGTTATTTCCACCCGTCAACAATTCAGGACAGGACACACAAGGTCCAAGGAATTGATTGGGTCCCTGGTTGTTAACAAAGTCGGCATACCTGACGCATCGGGTGGTACACACCCCATTGCCTCCAATTTCCGCAATGTATACCCTGTTTGGATTGGTTCCACATTTCCAGGAAGCCTTGATCTGTTTGAACGGTGGAGGATATTTACAATCGGGCAATCCATCGCCATTGTTATCGACCGAATCGTCTCCGTTCGGACACACATCGCAAACATTGATGACTCCATCGCAATCGGCGTCTACGTAATTGGCGATGGTAACCGTAGCAAGACATGTGGAAGTGTTGCCGTTCACATCCGTTACAGTAACCGTTACTGTAGTGTTTTTCGGGCTCTTACAAGTGATGCTGTCGGGATTGGTTACTTTGGTTTTAATACCGCAGTTGTCTTTCTTGATCAGCAAAACGCTATCCGGGTGGATGTATTTGGATCCACCACCAGGAGGCAAGGTAATATTGTAAGTCTTACAAACGATGACAGGTTTGATCGTATCAATAATATTGAGGTTTGCCGTACAGGTATCCGATAAGCCGGTAGAATCGGTTACCGTCAGGATCACTGTTCTTTTTGGTAAATCATCGCAACCGAATAGATATCTGCTCAGTTTCATTGATTTGATTCCGCAGTTATCTGTCGATCCGTTGTTGATGCTATCTATTTTCAAATTATATAGACCCAAAGAATCCAGATAAATATTAAAGTCTTTACATTTTGCAACAGGAGGTTCAGTTTCGTAGACATTCAACACATATTTACATGTGGAAGTATTGCCGCAATCATCAGTAGCAGTCCAGGTTATTGTATGGTATCCAACATTGAATTCCTGTCCCAATAATGTATGACTGTTATTCCAGCTGTTGATTATACTGCTTGAATCTGTACATTCATCCATTGCTGTAGCATCCAGTGAAATGTCTGGAACAATGAAATGGCAGGTCATGGTATCTGCTTTTCTGACAATAGTATCATTAGATGGACAAATAATCACTGGCCCCGAAGAATCTATTACAGAAATGACTT includes:
- a CDS encoding NAD(P)/FAD-dependent oxidoreductase, which codes for MAFNIPDTEKKRIVIIGAGFGGFILAQNLNVKYYQVVLIDKNNFHQFQPLFYQVAMSGLEPSSICFPLRKNFRNKDDVFIRVADVLKIDVSSKMIVADIGELGYDYLVIATGNSTNYFGRQDLKLNSIPLKSVSEALYLRNRILEDLEKAVLEKENALKDQLLDIIIVGGGPTGVELAGSLAEMKKHIIPKDYPDLNTNLIDIHLIQNGNRLLANMSASSSEYALKCLEKMGVHVHLNKLVTDIRDNGVLLSDREFIPGKKIIWAAGVKAIVVPGLPVHVYAPDGRLTVDQFCRVIDHPDIYSIGDAAYMISDSFPNGLPALAPVAMQQARFLAKYLNAQHLGKQLNPFHYRDKGQMATIGRNKAVFDFGKFHVQGFIAWLLWLFIHIYFLVGIRNRIVVFVNWVWSYLFYDQALRLNIKPHIPESNAS